The following are encoded in a window of bacterium genomic DNA:
- a CDS encoding cupredoxin domain-containing protein: MKFTYSKFFLAALLLFTLLSCGNNDNITTTMTPANQVLVMDNFYSPDSLKIPHGSTVTWSFQGHNPHTVTSGTQGDSSAGKLFDSVEVTSGVFEVTFDEPGIISYFCRLHGETGQLIVEGGF; the protein is encoded by the coding sequence ATGAAATTCACTTACTCCAAGTTTTTTCTTGCCGCGCTGCTGTTATTCACTCTTCTTTCCTGCGGCAACAACGATAACATCACAACAACGATGACACCGGCTAACCAGGTGCTTGTCATGGATAACTTCTATAGCCCCGACAGTTTGAAGATTCCACATGGCAGTACCGTAACCTGGAGTTTCCAGGGACACAATCCTCATACGGTAACCAGCGGAACGCAGGGTGATTCTTCGGCCGGAAAGCTCTTCGACAGCGTAGAAGTTACGTCTGGAGTTTTCGAGGTGACCTTCGACGAGCCGGGTATCATTTCGTATTTCTGCCGCCTTCACGGAGAAACCGGCCAGCTCATCGTGGAAGGAGGATTTTGA
- a CDS encoding sigma-70 family RNA polymerase sigma factor, which yields MDTPSSKPVTQLLLAWGNGDREALDKLIPLVYDELYRLAARQMKGEKRGHTLQTTALVNEAYCKLVDLKRIQWQNRAQFFAIAAQMMRRILIDHAKTHTRAKRGGHAQKISFDDTAYLSESRAAEMIALDEALTGLAKRDSLKSRIVEMKFFAGLTFEEIAHVEQVSSRTIEREWRKAKAWLYNAIRQ from the coding sequence ATGGACACACCTTCGTCAAAGCCTGTAACACAGCTCCTTCTTGCCTGGGGAAATGGCGACAGGGAAGCGCTCGATAAGCTGATACCTCTTGTTTACGATGAGCTGTATCGACTGGCAGCGCGGCAGATGAAGGGCGAAAAACGCGGACATACGCTCCAGACAACTGCGCTGGTCAATGAGGCATATTGCAAGCTGGTGGATCTGAAAAGGATTCAATGGCAGAACCGCGCCCAGTTCTTTGCCATCGCCGCTCAAATGATGCGGCGGATTCTGATCGATCACGCAAAAACCCATACTCGCGCCAAACGCGGTGGCCATGCCCAGAAAATTTCGTTCGATGACACAGCATACCTTTCTGAATCGAGAGCAGCAGAAATGATTGCTCTCGATGAGGCACTGACTGGGCTAGCGAAACGCGACTCGCTTAAAAGCCGGATCGTTGAAATGAAATTTTTTGCCGGATTGACTTTTGAAGAAATTGCGCATGTAGAACAGGTTTCGAGTCGCACGATTGAGCGCGAATGGCGAAAAGCCAAAGCCTGGCTTTACAATGCGATTCGGCAATGA